Proteins from a single region of Macaca fascicularis isolate 582-1 chromosome 17, T2T-MFA8v1.1:
- the ALG11 gene encoding GDP-Man:Man(3)GlcNAc(2)-PP-Dol alpha-1,2-mannosyltransferase isoform X4, with the protein MADGERSWYLCKLLRFFYSLFFPGLIVCGTLCVCLVIVLWGIRLLLQRKKKLVSTSKNGKNQMVIAFFHPYCNAGGGGERVLWCALRALQKKYPEAVYVVYTGDVNVSGQQILEGAFRRFNIRLIHPVQFVFLRKRYLVEDSLYPHFTLLGQSLGSIFLGWEALMQCVPDVYIDSMGYAFTLPLFKYIGGCQVGSYVHYPTISTDMLSVVKNQNIGFNNPAFITRNPFLSKVKLIYYYLFAFIYGLVGSCSDVVMVNSSWTLNHILSLWKVGNCTNIVYPPCDVQTFLDIPLHEKKMTPGHLLVSVGQFRPEKNHPLQIRAFAKLLNKKMVESSPSLKLVLIGGCRNKDDELRVNQLRRLSEDLGVQEYVEFKINIPFDELKNYLSEATIGLHTMWNEHFGIGSYQSSHGCG; encoded by the exons ATGGCGGACGGCGAAAGGAGCTGGTACCTGTGCAAGTTGTTGAG gtttttttattcattattcttCCCTGGGCTAATTGTATGTGGaactttatgtgtgtgtttggtcATTGTCCTTTGGGGAATCAGACTGCtgctacagagaaagaaaaaattagtgtcAACTagcaaaaatgggaaaaatcaaATGGTGATTGCATTTTTTCATCCATACTGCAATGCtggtggaggaggagaaagagtttTATGGTGTGCTTTAAGAGCCCTGCAGAAAAA GTATCCTGAAGCAGTTTATGTTGTTTATACCGGCGATGTTAATGTCAGCGGTCAACAGATACTAGAAGGTGCTTTCAGAAGATTTAACATCAGATTAATTCACCCAGtgcagtttgtttttttaaggaaacGCTATCTTGTGGAAGATTCACTGTATCCTCACTTCACACTGCTGGGCCAAAGTCTAGGATCCATTTTTCTCGGCTGGGAAGCTCTAATGCAGTGTGTTCCTGATGTTTACATCGATTCAATGGGATATGCTTTTACACTTCCTCTGTTTAAGTATATAGGGGGTTGCCAAGTTGGAAGCTATGTTCATTATCCCACTATCAGCACCGACATGCTCTCTGTAGTGAAGAATCAAAATATTGGATTTAATAATCCAGCCTTCATTACCAGGAATCCTTTTCTCAGCAAAGTAAAGCTCATCTACtactatttatttgcttttatttatggACTTGTTGGTTCTTGCAGTGATGTAGTCATGGTCAATTCTTCTTGGACACTAAACCATATTCTCTCACTATGGAAAGTTGGGAATTGCACTAACATTGTTTATCCACCTTGTGATGTGCAGACATTTCTGGATATTCCCTTACATGAGAAAAAGATGACTCCAGGACATTTGCTGGTTTCTGTTGGCCAGTTTAGGCCGGAAAAGAATCATCCATTGCAGATCAGAGCCTTTGCTAAATTGCTGAATAAGAAGATGGTTGAGTCATCTCCTTCTCTTAAACTTGTCCTCATTGGAGGTTGTCGTAACAAAGATGATGAACTTAGGGTAAACCAACTGAGAAGGCTCTCTGAGGATTTAGGAGTTCAAGAatatgtggaatttaaaataaacattccaTTTGATGAATTAAAGAATTATTTGTCTGAAGCAACAATTGGTCTGCATACCATGTGGAACGAGCATTTTGGGATTG GTAGTTATCAAAGCTCCCATGGATGTGGATAA
- the ALG11 gene encoding GDP-Man:Man(3)GlcNAc(2)-PP-Dol alpha-1,2-mannosyltransferase isoform X3: protein MADGERSWYLCKLLRYPEAVYVVYTGDVNVSGQQILEGAFRRFNIRLIHPVQFVFLRKRYLVEDSLYPHFTLLGQSLGSIFLGWEALMQCVPDVYIDSMGYAFTLPLFKYIGGCQVGSYVHYPTISTDMLSVVKNQNIGFNNPAFITRNPFLSKVKLIYYYLFAFIYGLVGSCSDVVMVNSSWTLNHILSLWKVGNCTNIVYPPCDVQTFLDIPLHEKKMTPGHLLVSVGQFRPEKNHPLQIRAFAKLLNKKMVESSPSLKLVLIGGCRNKDDELRVNQLRRLSEDLGVQEYVEFKINIPFDELKNYLSEATIGLHTMWNEHFGIGVVECMAAGTIILAHNSGGPKLDIVVPHEGDITGFLAESEEDYAETIAHILSMSAEKRLQIRKSARASVSRFSDQEFEVTFLSSVEKLFK, encoded by the exons ATGGCGGACGGCGAAAGGAGCTGGTACCTGTGCAAGTTGTTGAG GTATCCTGAAGCAGTTTATGTTGTTTATACCGGCGATGTTAATGTCAGCGGTCAACAGATACTAGAAGGTGCTTTCAGAAGATTTAACATCAGATTAATTCACCCAGtgcagtttgtttttttaaggaaacGCTATCTTGTGGAAGATTCACTGTATCCTCACTTCACACTGCTGGGCCAAAGTCTAGGATCCATTTTTCTCGGCTGGGAAGCTCTAATGCAGTGTGTTCCTGATGTTTACATCGATTCAATGGGATATGCTTTTACACTTCCTCTGTTTAAGTATATAGGGGGTTGCCAAGTTGGAAGCTATGTTCATTATCCCACTATCAGCACCGACATGCTCTCTGTAGTGAAGAATCAAAATATTGGATTTAATAATCCAGCCTTCATTACCAGGAATCCTTTTCTCAGCAAAGTAAAGCTCATCTACtactatttatttgcttttatttatggACTTGTTGGTTCTTGCAGTGATGTAGTCATGGTCAATTCTTCTTGGACACTAAACCATATTCTCTCACTATGGAAAGTTGGGAATTGCACTAACATTGTTTATCCACCTTGTGATGTGCAGACATTTCTGGATATTCCCTTACATGAGAAAAAGATGACTCCAGGACATTTGCTGGTTTCTGTTGGCCAGTTTAGGCCGGAAAAGAATCATCCATTGCAGATCAGAGCCTTTGCTAAATTGCTGAATAAGAAGATGGTTGAGTCATCTCCTTCTCTTAAACTTGTCCTCATTGGAGGTTGTCGTAACAAAGATGATGAACTTAGGGTAAACCAACTGAGAAGGCTCTCTGAGGATTTAGGAGTTCAAGAatatgtggaatttaaaataaacattccaTTTGATGAATTAAAGAATTATTTGTCTGAAGCAACAATTGGTCTGCATACCATGTGGAACGAGCATTTTGGGATTG gaGTTGTGGAGTGTATGGCAGCTGGCACAATTATCCTTGCACACAATTCAGGGGGCCCAAAGCTTGACATTGTCGTTCCTCACGAAGGAGATATAACTGGCTTTCTGGCTGAGAGTGAAGAAGACTATGCTGAAACTATCGCTCACATTCTTTCCATGTCTGCAGAAAAGAGACTCCAAATCAGAAAAAGTGCTCGTGCATCTGTAAGCAGATTCTCTGATCAGGAATTTGAAGTGACATTCCTATCATCTGTGGAAAAGTTATTTAAGTAA
- the ALG11 gene encoding GDP-Man:Man(3)GlcNAc(2)-PP-Dol alpha-1,2-mannosyltransferase isoform X1: MADGERSWYLCKLLRFFYSLFFPGLIVCGTLCVCLVIVLWGIRLLLQRKKKLVSTSKNGKNQMVIAFFHPYCNAGGGGERVLWCALRALQKKYPEAVYVVYTGDVNVSGQQILEGAFRRFNIRLIHPVQFVFLRKRYLVEDSLYPHFTLLGQSLGSIFLGWEALMQCVPDVYIDSMGYAFTLPLFKYIGGCQVGSYVHYPTISTDMLSVVKNQNIGFNNPAFITRNPFLSKVKLIYYYLFAFIYGLVGSCSDVVMVNSSWTLNHILSLWKVGNCTNIVYPPCDVQTFLDIPLHEKKMTPGHLLVSVGQFRPEKNHPLQIRAFAKLLNKKMVESSPSLKLVLIGGCRNKDDELRVNQLRRLSEDLGVQEYVEFKINIPFDELKNYLSEATIGLHTMWNEHFGIGVVECMAAGTIILAHNSGGPKLDIVVPHEGDITGFLAESEEDYAETIAHILSMSAEKRLQIRKSARASVSRFSDQEFEVTFLSSVEKLFK; the protein is encoded by the exons ATGGCGGACGGCGAAAGGAGCTGGTACCTGTGCAAGTTGTTGAG gtttttttattcattattcttCCCTGGGCTAATTGTATGTGGaactttatgtgtgtgtttggtcATTGTCCTTTGGGGAATCAGACTGCtgctacagagaaagaaaaaattagtgtcAACTagcaaaaatgggaaaaatcaaATGGTGATTGCATTTTTTCATCCATACTGCAATGCtggtggaggaggagaaagagtttTATGGTGTGCTTTAAGAGCCCTGCAGAAAAA GTATCCTGAAGCAGTTTATGTTGTTTATACCGGCGATGTTAATGTCAGCGGTCAACAGATACTAGAAGGTGCTTTCAGAAGATTTAACATCAGATTAATTCACCCAGtgcagtttgtttttttaaggaaacGCTATCTTGTGGAAGATTCACTGTATCCTCACTTCACACTGCTGGGCCAAAGTCTAGGATCCATTTTTCTCGGCTGGGAAGCTCTAATGCAGTGTGTTCCTGATGTTTACATCGATTCAATGGGATATGCTTTTACACTTCCTCTGTTTAAGTATATAGGGGGTTGCCAAGTTGGAAGCTATGTTCATTATCCCACTATCAGCACCGACATGCTCTCTGTAGTGAAGAATCAAAATATTGGATTTAATAATCCAGCCTTCATTACCAGGAATCCTTTTCTCAGCAAAGTAAAGCTCATCTACtactatttatttgcttttatttatggACTTGTTGGTTCTTGCAGTGATGTAGTCATGGTCAATTCTTCTTGGACACTAAACCATATTCTCTCACTATGGAAAGTTGGGAATTGCACTAACATTGTTTATCCACCTTGTGATGTGCAGACATTTCTGGATATTCCCTTACATGAGAAAAAGATGACTCCAGGACATTTGCTGGTTTCTGTTGGCCAGTTTAGGCCGGAAAAGAATCATCCATTGCAGATCAGAGCCTTTGCTAAATTGCTGAATAAGAAGATGGTTGAGTCATCTCCTTCTCTTAAACTTGTCCTCATTGGAGGTTGTCGTAACAAAGATGATGAACTTAGGGTAAACCAACTGAGAAGGCTCTCTGAGGATTTAGGAGTTCAAGAatatgtggaatttaaaataaacattccaTTTGATGAATTAAAGAATTATTTGTCTGAAGCAACAATTGGTCTGCATACCATGTGGAACGAGCATTTTGGGATTG gaGTTGTGGAGTGTATGGCAGCTGGCACAATTATCCTTGCACACAATTCAGGGGGCCCAAAGCTTGACATTGTCGTTCCTCACGAAGGAGATATAACTGGCTTTCTGGCTGAGAGTGAAGAAGACTATGCTGAAACTATCGCTCACATTCTTTCCATGTCTGCAGAAAAGAGACTCCAAATCAGAAAAAGTGCTCGTGCATCTGTAAGCAGATTCTCTGATCAGGAATTTGAAGTGACATTCCTATCATCTGTGGAAAAGTTATTTAAGTAA
- the ALG11 gene encoding GDP-Man:Man(3)GlcNAc(2)-PP-Dol alpha-1,2-mannosyltransferase isoform X2, protein MAFLVMNLRFFYSLFFPGLIVCGTLCVCLVIVLWGIRLLLQRKKKLVSTSKNGKNQMVIAFFHPYCNAGGGGERVLWCALRALQKKYPEAVYVVYTGDVNVSGQQILEGAFRRFNIRLIHPVQFVFLRKRYLVEDSLYPHFTLLGQSLGSIFLGWEALMQCVPDVYIDSMGYAFTLPLFKYIGGCQVGSYVHYPTISTDMLSVVKNQNIGFNNPAFITRNPFLSKVKLIYYYLFAFIYGLVGSCSDVVMVNSSWTLNHILSLWKVGNCTNIVYPPCDVQTFLDIPLHEKKMTPGHLLVSVGQFRPEKNHPLQIRAFAKLLNKKMVESSPSLKLVLIGGCRNKDDELRVNQLRRLSEDLGVQEYVEFKINIPFDELKNYLSEATIGLHTMWNEHFGIGVVECMAAGTIILAHNSGGPKLDIVVPHEGDITGFLAESEEDYAETIAHILSMSAEKRLQIRKSARASVSRFSDQEFEVTFLSSVEKLFK, encoded by the exons ATGGCCTTCCTTGTCATGAATCTAAG gtttttttattcattattcttCCCTGGGCTAATTGTATGTGGaactttatgtgtgtgtttggtcATTGTCCTTTGGGGAATCAGACTGCtgctacagagaaagaaaaaattagtgtcAACTagcaaaaatgggaaaaatcaaATGGTGATTGCATTTTTTCATCCATACTGCAATGCtggtggaggaggagaaagagtttTATGGTGTGCTTTAAGAGCCCTGCAGAAAAA GTATCCTGAAGCAGTTTATGTTGTTTATACCGGCGATGTTAATGTCAGCGGTCAACAGATACTAGAAGGTGCTTTCAGAAGATTTAACATCAGATTAATTCACCCAGtgcagtttgtttttttaaggaaacGCTATCTTGTGGAAGATTCACTGTATCCTCACTTCACACTGCTGGGCCAAAGTCTAGGATCCATTTTTCTCGGCTGGGAAGCTCTAATGCAGTGTGTTCCTGATGTTTACATCGATTCAATGGGATATGCTTTTACACTTCCTCTGTTTAAGTATATAGGGGGTTGCCAAGTTGGAAGCTATGTTCATTATCCCACTATCAGCACCGACATGCTCTCTGTAGTGAAGAATCAAAATATTGGATTTAATAATCCAGCCTTCATTACCAGGAATCCTTTTCTCAGCAAAGTAAAGCTCATCTACtactatttatttgcttttatttatggACTTGTTGGTTCTTGCAGTGATGTAGTCATGGTCAATTCTTCTTGGACACTAAACCATATTCTCTCACTATGGAAAGTTGGGAATTGCACTAACATTGTTTATCCACCTTGTGATGTGCAGACATTTCTGGATATTCCCTTACATGAGAAAAAGATGACTCCAGGACATTTGCTGGTTTCTGTTGGCCAGTTTAGGCCGGAAAAGAATCATCCATTGCAGATCAGAGCCTTTGCTAAATTGCTGAATAAGAAGATGGTTGAGTCATCTCCTTCTCTTAAACTTGTCCTCATTGGAGGTTGTCGTAACAAAGATGATGAACTTAGGGTAAACCAACTGAGAAGGCTCTCTGAGGATTTAGGAGTTCAAGAatatgtggaatttaaaataaacattccaTTTGATGAATTAAAGAATTATTTGTCTGAAGCAACAATTGGTCTGCATACCATGTGGAACGAGCATTTTGGGATTG gaGTTGTGGAGTGTATGGCAGCTGGCACAATTATCCTTGCACACAATTCAGGGGGCCCAAAGCTTGACATTGTCGTTCCTCACGAAGGAGATATAACTGGCTTTCTGGCTGAGAGTGAAGAAGACTATGCTGAAACTATCGCTCACATTCTTTCCATGTCTGCAGAAAAGAGACTCCAAATCAGAAAAAGTGCTCGTGCATCTGTAAGCAGATTCTCTGATCAGGAATTTGAAGTGACATTCCTATCATCTGTGGAAAAGTTATTTAAGTAA
- the UTP14C gene encoding U3 small nucleolar RNA-associated protein 14 homolog C isoform X1 yields MNVNRVVESLLALSQQEELMDLPKNCPLSENEDEGDSDGERKHQKLLEAISSLDGKNRRKLAERSEASLKVSEFNVSSEGSGEKLVLADLLEPVKTTSSLATVKKQLNRVKSKKVVELPLNKEKIEQIHREAAFGKTSQVLSKWDPIVLKNQQAEQLAFPLGKEQPAIAPIEHALSGWKAGTPLEQEIFNLLHKNKQPVTDPLLTPMEKASLQAMSLEEAKMHRAELQRARALQSYYEAKARREKKIKSKKYHKVVKKGKARKASKELEQLQKVNPTVALEELEKFENARMMERMSLKHQNSGKWAKSKAIMAKYDLEARQAMQEQLAKNKELTQKLQVASEIEEEEGGTEEVEELLVPHVVNEVQMNVDGPNPWMLRSCTSDTREAATQEDPEQLPEPATHEVSESEGERPVAEEEILLRDFEERRSLRKRSELNQDAEPAGIQETKDSSSQEVLSELRALSQKLKENHQSRKQKASSEGTVPQVQREEPAPEEEAPLLLQRPERVQTVEELEELGKEDCFQNKELPRPVLEGQQSERTPNNRPDAPKEKKEKEQLIDVQNLLTTQSPSVRSLAVPTTIEELEDEEERDQRQMIKEAFAGDDVIRNFLKEKREAVEASTPKDVDLTLPGWGEWGGVGLKPSTKKRRQFLKAPEGPPRKDKNLPNVIISEKRNIHAAAHQVQVLPYPFTHHRQFERTIQTPVGSTWNTQRAFQKLTTPKVITKPGHIIKPIKAEDVGYRSSSRSDLSVIQWNPKQITTRHSKELKKNSVG; encoded by the coding sequence ATGAATGTGAACCGGGTTGTGGAGAGCCTTCTGGCTTTGAGCCAACAGGAAGAATTAATGGATTTGCCAAAAAACTGCCCCTTGAGTGAGAATGAAGATGAGGGGGACAGTGATGGAGAGAGAAAGCATCAAAAGCTTCTGGAAGCAATCAGTTCCCTTGATGGAAAGAATAGGCGGAAATTGGCTGAGAGGTCTGAGGCTAGTCTGAAAGTGTCAGAGTTCAATGTCAGTTCTGAAGGATCAGGAGAAAAGCTGGTCCTTGCAGATCTCCTTGAGCCTGTTAAAACTACTTCTTCTTTGGCCACTGTGAAAAAGCAACTGAATAGAGTCAAATCAAAGAAGGTGGTGGAGTTACCTCTTAACAAAGAAAAGATTGAACAGATCCACAGAGAAGCAGCATTCGGTAAAACCTCACAAGTCCTCTCTAAATGGGACCCTATCGTCCTGAAGAACCAGCAGGCAGAGCAGCTGGCTTTTCCCCTGGGGAAGGAGCAGCCAGCCATTGCTCCCATTGAACATGCACTCAGTGGCTGGAAGGCAGGAACTCCCCTGGAGCAGGAAATTTTTAACCTCCTCCATAAGAACAAGCAGCCAGTAACAGACCCTTTACTGACTCCCATGGAAAAGGCCTCTCTCCAAGCCATGAGTCTGGAAGAGGCAAAGATGCACCGAGCAGAGCTTCAAAGGGCTCGGGCTCTGCAGTCCTACTATGAGGCCAAGGCTcgaagagagaagaaaatcaaaagtaaaaagtATCACAAAGTCGTGAAGAAAGGAAAGGCCAGGAAAGCCTCAAAAGAGTTGGAGCAGCTGCAGAAGGTTAATCCAACTGTGGCATTGGAAGAActggaaaaatttgaaaatgccaGAATGATGGAAAGAATGAGCCTTAAGCACCAAAACAGTGGGAAATGGGCCAAGTCAAAGGCAATTATGGCAAAATATGACCTGGAGGCTCGCCAAGCTATGCAGGAACAGTTGGCCAAGAACAAAGAACTGACACAGAAACTCCAGGTAGCCTCTGAGattgaggaagaggagggaggcacAGAAGAAGTGGAAGAACTCCTTGTCCCCCATGTAGTGAATGAAGTCCAGATGAATGTGGACGGACCAAATCCCTGGATGCTCAGAAGCTGCACCAGTGACACCAGAGAGGCTGCAACCCAGGAGGACCCTGAGCAACTGCCAGAGCCTGCCACCCATGAGGTTtctgaaagtgagggagaaagacCAGTGGCAGAGGAAGAAATTTTGTTGAGAGACTTTGAGGAGAGGCGATCCCTTAGAAAAAGATCTGAGCTCAACCAGGATGCTGAGCCAGCAGGCATTCAAGAAACAAAAGATTCTAGCAGCCAGGAGGTGCTGTCTGAATTGAGGGCACTATCTCAGAAATTGAAGGAAAACCATCAGTCCAGGAAGCAAAAAGCAAGTTCAGAGGGGACTGTTCCCCAGGTCCAGAGAGAGGAACCTGCCCCAGAAGAAGAGGCGCCCCTGTTGCTACAGAGGCCAGAGAGAGTACAAACTGTGGAAGAGCTAGAAGAGCTGGGAAAAGAAGATTGTTTTCAAAATAAGGAGCTTCCCAGACCTGTGTTAGAAGGGCAGCAGTCAGAGAGGACCCCAAATAATCGGCCTGATGCCcctaaggagaagaaagagaaggagcaaCTGATCGACGTACAGAACCTCCTAACTACACAGTCTCCTTCCGTGAGGTCTTTGGCAGTTCCCACAACAATAGAGGAGCTGGAAGATGAAGAGGAGAGAGACCAAAGGCAGATGATAAAGGAAGCTTTTGCTGGGGATGATGTCATCAGAAATTtcttgaaagagaagagagaagctgTGGAGGCGAGTACGCCAAAGGACGTGGACCTGACACTACCTGGCTGGGGCGAGTGGGGTGGTGTGGGCCTAAAGCCTAGTACCAAGAAAAGACGCCAGTTTCTCAAAGCCCCTGAGGGTCCTCCAAGAAAAGATAAGAATTTGCCAAATGTGATTATCAGTGAGAAGCGCAACATCCACGCAGCAGCTCATCAGGTACAAGTGCTTCCATATCCATTTACCCACCATCGGCAATTTGAAAGGACCATCCAGACCCCTGTAGGATCCACATGGAACACCCAGAGGGCTTTCCAAAAGCTGACTACTCCCAAGGTCATCACCAAGCCAGGTCATATCATTAAGCCCATAAAAGCAGAGGATGTGGGCTACCGGTCTTCCTCAAGGTCAGACCTGTCTGTCATACAGTGGAATCCAAAACAAATCACCACACGTCACAGTAAAGAGTTGAAGAAAAACTCTGTAGGTTGA
- the UTP14C gene encoding U3 small nucleolar RNA-associated protein 14 homolog C isoform X2, translating to MKMRGTVMERESIKSFWKQSVPLMERIGSGEKLVLADLLEPVKTTSSLATVKKQLNRVKSKKVVELPLNKEKIEQIHREAAFGKTSQVLSKWDPIVLKNQQAEQLAFPLGKEQPAIAPIEHALSGWKAGTPLEQEIFNLLHKNKQPVTDPLLTPMEKASLQAMSLEEAKMHRAELQRARALQSYYEAKARREKKIKSKKYHKVVKKGKARKASKELEQLQKVNPTVALEELEKFENARMMERMSLKHQNSGKWAKSKAIMAKYDLEARQAMQEQLAKNKELTQKLQVASEIEEEEGGTEEVEELLVPHVVNEVQMNVDGPNPWMLRSCTSDTREAATQEDPEQLPEPATHEVSESEGERPVAEEEILLRDFEERRSLRKRSELNQDAEPAGIQETKDSSSQEVLSELRALSQKLKENHQSRKQKASSEGTVPQVQREEPAPEEEAPLLLQRPERVQTVEELEELGKEDCFQNKELPRPVLEGQQSERTPNNRPDAPKEKKEKEQLIDVQNLLTTQSPSVRSLAVPTTIEELEDEEERDQRQMIKEAFAGDDVIRNFLKEKREAVEASTPKDVDLTLPGWGEWGGVGLKPSTKKRRQFLKAPEGPPRKDKNLPNVIISEKRNIHAAAHQVQVLPYPFTHHRQFERTIQTPVGSTWNTQRAFQKLTTPKVITKPGHIIKPIKAEDVGYRSSSRSDLSVIQWNPKQITTRHSKELKKNSVG from the exons ATGAAGATGAGGGGGACAGTGATGGAGAGAGAAAGCATCAAAAGCTTCTGGAAGCAATCAGTTCCCTTGATGGAAAGAATAG GATCAGGAGAAAAGCTGGTCCTTGCAGATCTCCTTGAGCCTGTTAAAACTACTTCTTCTTTGGCCACTGTGAAAAAGCAACTGAATAGAGTCAAATCAAAGAAGGTGGTGGAGTTACCTCTTAACAAAGAAAAGATTGAACAGATCCACAGAGAAGCAGCATTCGGTAAAACCTCACAAGTCCTCTCTAAATGGGACCCTATCGTCCTGAAGAACCAGCAGGCAGAGCAGCTGGCTTTTCCCCTGGGGAAGGAGCAGCCAGCCATTGCTCCCATTGAACATGCACTCAGTGGCTGGAAGGCAGGAACTCCCCTGGAGCAGGAAATTTTTAACCTCCTCCATAAGAACAAGCAGCCAGTAACAGACCCTTTACTGACTCCCATGGAAAAGGCCTCTCTCCAAGCCATGAGTCTGGAAGAGGCAAAGATGCACCGAGCAGAGCTTCAAAGGGCTCGGGCTCTGCAGTCCTACTATGAGGCCAAGGCTcgaagagagaagaaaatcaaaagtaaaaagtATCACAAAGTCGTGAAGAAAGGAAAGGCCAGGAAAGCCTCAAAAGAGTTGGAGCAGCTGCAGAAGGTTAATCCAACTGTGGCATTGGAAGAActggaaaaatttgaaaatgccaGAATGATGGAAAGAATGAGCCTTAAGCACCAAAACAGTGGGAAATGGGCCAAGTCAAAGGCAATTATGGCAAAATATGACCTGGAGGCTCGCCAAGCTATGCAGGAACAGTTGGCCAAGAACAAAGAACTGACACAGAAACTCCAGGTAGCCTCTGAGattgaggaagaggagggaggcacAGAAGAAGTGGAAGAACTCCTTGTCCCCCATGTAGTGAATGAAGTCCAGATGAATGTGGACGGACCAAATCCCTGGATGCTCAGAAGCTGCACCAGTGACACCAGAGAGGCTGCAACCCAGGAGGACCCTGAGCAACTGCCAGAGCCTGCCACCCATGAGGTTtctgaaagtgagggagaaagacCAGTGGCAGAGGAAGAAATTTTGTTGAGAGACTTTGAGGAGAGGCGATCCCTTAGAAAAAGATCTGAGCTCAACCAGGATGCTGAGCCAGCAGGCATTCAAGAAACAAAAGATTCTAGCAGCCAGGAGGTGCTGTCTGAATTGAGGGCACTATCTCAGAAATTGAAGGAAAACCATCAGTCCAGGAAGCAAAAAGCAAGTTCAGAGGGGACTGTTCCCCAGGTCCAGAGAGAGGAACCTGCCCCAGAAGAAGAGGCGCCCCTGTTGCTACAGAGGCCAGAGAGAGTACAAACTGTGGAAGAGCTAGAAGAGCTGGGAAAAGAAGATTGTTTTCAAAATAAGGAGCTTCCCAGACCTGTGTTAGAAGGGCAGCAGTCAGAGAGGACCCCAAATAATCGGCCTGATGCCcctaaggagaagaaagagaaggagcaaCTGATCGACGTACAGAACCTCCTAACTACACAGTCTCCTTCCGTGAGGTCTTTGGCAGTTCCCACAACAATAGAGGAGCTGGAAGATGAAGAGGAGAGAGACCAAAGGCAGATGATAAAGGAAGCTTTTGCTGGGGATGATGTCATCAGAAATTtcttgaaagagaagagagaagctgTGGAGGCGAGTACGCCAAAGGACGTGGACCTGACACTACCTGGCTGGGGCGAGTGGGGTGGTGTGGGCCTAAAGCCTAGTACCAAGAAAAGACGCCAGTTTCTCAAAGCCCCTGAGGGTCCTCCAAGAAAAGATAAGAATTTGCCAAATGTGATTATCAGTGAGAAGCGCAACATCCACGCAGCAGCTCATCAGGTACAAGTGCTTCCATATCCATTTACCCACCATCGGCAATTTGAAAGGACCATCCAGACCCCTGTAGGATCCACATGGAACACCCAGAGGGCTTTCCAAAAGCTGACTACTCCCAAGGTCATCACCAAGCCAGGTCATATCATTAAGCCCATAAAAGCAGAGGATGTGGGCTACCGGTCTTCCTCAAGGTCAGACCTGTCTGTCATACAGTGGAATCCAAAACAAATCACCACACGTCACAGTAAAGAGTTGAAGAAAAACTCTGTAGGTTGA